A portion of the Oncorhynchus clarkii lewisi isolate Uvic-CL-2024 chromosome 27, UVic_Ocla_1.0, whole genome shotgun sequence genome contains these proteins:
- the LOC139386053 gene encoding intraflagellar transport protein 20 homolog yields MAKDPLGEAGLHFDELNKLRVLEPEVDQKTRELKEECEDFVDKIGQFQKIVGGLIELVDELAKEAETEKMKAIGARNLLKSVAKQREAQQQQLQALIAEKKMQLERYRIEYEALSKVEAEQNEFIEQFILQK; encoded by the exons ATGGCGAAAGACCCGTTGGGTGAAGCTGGTCTTCATTTTGATGAGCTCAACAAGCTACGGGTGCTGGAACCAGAGGTGGACCAGAAGACCAGGGAGCTCAAGGAGGAGTGTGAAGACTTTGTTGACA AAATCGGCCAGTTTCAGAAGATAGTGGGTGGTCTCATTGAGCTGGTGGATGAATTGGCaaaagaggcagagacagaaaaGATGAAG GCTATTGGAGCCAGGAACCTGTTGAAGTCTGTGGCCAAGCAGAGGGAAGCCCAGCAACAGCAGCTCCAGGCCCTGATAGCAGAGAAGAAGATGCAGCTGGAGAG GTATCGCATTGAGTACGAAGCTCTCTCCAAAGTGGAGGCTGAGCAGAATGAGTTTATCGAACAGTTCATTCTGCAGAAATAA
- the LOC139386051 gene encoding sigma intracellular receptor 2, whose amino-acid sequence MGILRILEIIFVFYFASHIPITLFIDLQALLPAQMYPQQLKDVLRWYGAEFRDPMMLDPPTWFKSFIFCEALVQTPFFPIAAYAFLKGGCKWIRTPAIVYSTHVVTTLVPILAHILYYTFPTEPHPGPQTQKERYTLAAIYAPYLLIPLMLLFTMLFSSAYNTNTQGGKGSAKAKKSK is encoded by the exons ATGGGTATTCTTCGTATATTAGAAATTATATTTGTCTTTTATTTTGCTTCTCACATTCCTATTACATTATTCATTGATCTTCAAGCGTTGCTTCCTGCGCAGATGTATCCTCAACAG CTGAAAGATGTTTTGAGATGGTATGGGGCTGAGTTCAGAGACCCCATGATGCTGGATCCCCCCACCTGGTTCAAGTCCTTCATCTTCTGCGAAGCTCTGGTTCAAACACCCTTCTTCCCCATAGCTGCATACGCCTTCCTGAAAG GAGGCTGCAAGTGGATCAGGACTCCGGCCATTGTGTATTCCACCCACGTAGTCACCACCCTGGTCCCCATCCTAGCCCACATCCTCTACTACACCTTCCCCACAGAGCCCCACCCTGGTCCCCAGACCCAGAAGGAGCGTTACACCCTGGCAGCTATTTACGCTCCGTACCTCCTGATTCCTCTGATGCTGCTGTTCACAATGCTCTTCAGCTCAGCTTACAACACCAACACTCAGGGAGGAAAGGGCTCAGCTAAGGCCAAGAAGAGCAAATAA